In Arachis stenosperma cultivar V10309 chromosome 1, arast.V10309.gnm1.PFL2, whole genome shotgun sequence, one DNA window encodes the following:
- the LOC130974188 gene encoding transcription factor GTE11-like — protein MAAEKLKRQAMENVLRYLIQQLRVAAWLNSLSSTFAPANSYSTMPTKSSDAANKRVPQKRVFSSSTLFSHVHLFNNNKRAKVEKSEEGSRMKKGTTTEAAKIIDFEEKKRSSSGMDRFKKMQCSVTLRRLLVHPDGVYFKKGKALRIHDDSKPLMDLESVQSKLRNDLYKKTDQFASDIRTVFRNAMSWYPSRHEVHRTAAKLSDLFETKWKDLEGRWLAEKENKLEKKEKKPNSKPLKLNAGEKRKQLSDSDLSIATAEAKLILEKKKANEATQQNRVCLQRKKQREMMQKMERTIFFDDAFKSFQDLENLCGHSLTHYCTKENSLLKNLTGLVLKEKDF, from the exons ATGGCAGCAGAGAAGTTGAAACGGCAGGCCATGGAAAATGTTTTGAGATACCTTATTCAACAACTAAGAGTTGCTGCATGGTTGAATTCCTTG TCTTCAACTTTTGCTCCTGCAAATTCTTATTCTACAATGCCCACTAAATCTTCAGATGCTGCCAACAAAAGGGTACCCCAAAAAAGAGTTTTTTCCTCTTCAACATTATTCAGCCATGTTCATCtattcaacaacaacaagagAGCTAAGGTAGAAAAGAGTGAAGAAGGTTCAAGGATGAAGAAGGGTACTACTACTGAGGCTGCAAAAATCATTGATTTTGAGGAGAAGAAACGAAGTTCTTCAGGTATGGATCGATTCAAGAAGATGCAATGTTCAGTAACGCTGAGAAGGTTATTGGTTCATCCAGATGGAGTGTATTTCAAGAAAGGAAAGGCTTTGCGGATTCATGATGATTCAAAGCCTTTGATGGATTTGGAGAGTGTTCAATCGAAGCTACGGAACGATTTGTACAAGAAAACTGATCAATTTGCTTCGGATATCAGAACGGTGTTTCGCAATGCCATGTCCTGGTACCCTTCGAGGCATGAAGTTCATCGAACCGCCGCGAAGTTAAGCGATCTTTTCGAGACAAAGTGGAAGGATTTGGAGGGAAGATGGCTAGCTGAGAAGGAAAACAAGttagagaaaaaagaaaaaaagccaAATTCAAAGCCTTTGAAATTGAATGCAGGGGAGAAAAGGAAACAACTTTCTGATTCAGATTTGTCCATTGCTACTGCTGAAGCTAAATTGatattggagaagaagaaagcCAATGAAGCTACACAACAGAACAGAGTTTGCTTGCAAAGGAAGAAACAGAGGGAGATGATGCAGAAAATGGAGAGAACAATTTTCTTTGATGATGCTTTCAAGTCCTTTCAGGATTTGGAAAACTTGTGTGGCCATTCACTGACACATTATTGCACAAAGGAAAATTCACTGCTGAAGAACCTCACAGGTTTGGTTCTTaaggaaaaagatttttaa
- the LOC130956797 gene encoding serpin-ZX-like produces MDLRESITNQNDVAFSIANHILSNHSGNNNIVFSPLSLHVVLSVIAAASKGPTRDQILSFLRSNSTDNLTSSVSHLVTIVLADAAPVGGPRLSFANGAWVDHSLSLNPSFKQLVNNDYKAVLASVDFQRKAVEVSKEVNSWAEKETNGLIKEVLPAESVDGSTRLIFANAIYFKGAWAEKFDAQMSKDHDFHLLDGSSVKAPFMVSKKKQVISAFDGFKVLRLSYKKGEDKRLFSMYVLLPDAIDGVSALLEKVSSERGFLERKLPYQEVSVGDFRIPKFKISFGLEASNVLKELGVVLPFKDGDLTEMVDSFVSQNLYVSSIYHKSFVEVNEEGTEAAAASAMTMKSTGSVRFPTKIDFVADHPFLFLIREDLSGSVLFIGQVLNPLAN; encoded by the exons ATGGACCTTCGCGAATCCATCACCAACCAAAATGACGTCGCGTTCAGCATCGCCAACCACATACTATCCAACCACTCTGGCAACAACAACATAGTCTTTTCGCCCTTATCGCTCCACGTCGTGCTCAGCGTCATCGCTGCTGCTTCCAAGGGTCCCACACGCGATCAGATTCTCTCCTTTCTCCGATCGAACTCCACCGACAATCTCACCTCCTCCGTGTCTCATCTTGTCACCATCGTCCTCGCCGACGCCGCTCCCGTCGGCGGCCCTCGCCTCTCATTCGCCAATGGTGCTTGGGTTGATCACTCCCTTTCTCTCAACCCTTCCTTCAAACAACTCGTCAACAACGATTATAAGGCTGTTTTGGCTTCTGTTGATTTCCAGAGAAAG GCTGTTGAAGTGAGCAAGGAAGTTAATTCTTGGGCTGAAAAGGAGACAAATGGCCTCATTAAGGAGGTCCTTCCAGCCGAGTCAGTGGACGGCTCAACCAGGCTCATCTTTGCAAATGCAATATACTTCAAAGGTGCATGGGCTGAGAAGTTTGATGCACAAATGTCAAAGGACCACGACTTTCACCTTCTTGATGGAAGCTCGGTTAAAGCCCCCTTCATGGTCAGCAAGAAGAAACAGGTAATTAGTGCTTTTGATGGTTTCAAAGTGCTTCGCCTTTCTTACAAGAAGGGAGAAGATAAGCGCCTTTTCTCCATGTACGTGCTCCTTCCTGATGCAATAGATGGGGTGTCGGCTTTGCTTGAGAAGGTGAGTTCTGAACGCGGTTTCTTGGAACGCAAGCTTCCTTATCAAGAAGTTTCAGTAGGTGACTTCAGGATTCCAAAATTCAAGATTTCTTTTGGGTTAGAAGCTTCGAATGTATTGAAGGAGCTAGGAGTGGTGTTGCCTTTCAAAGATGGAGATTTGACAGAAATGGTGGATTCTTTTGTGAGTCAGAATCTGTATGTTTCCAGCATATATCACAAGTCATTTGTTGAAGTAAATGAGGAAGGAACTGAAGCTGCAGCAGCCAGTGCCATGACCATGAAATCGACTGGTAGTGTCCGATTTCCAACCAAGATAGACTTTGTAGCTGATCACCCATTCTTGTTCCTCATCAGAGAAGATCTGAGTGGAAGTGTCCTCTTTATTGGGCAGGTGCTCAATCCTCTTGCGAACTGA
- the LOC130953274 gene encoding uncharacterized protein LOC130953274 gives METPKFSTGFVFCLFLFCVHAALVFASTSNWQHSQDWLNHGGDLFNRRYGYKEFKISPKTAPNLSLKWKFYAGKDITATPAIYEDTLYFPSWNGNIYAVNETNGSLIWKQNLHELTGLNATGLVLNVNWTVSRSTPTIVGDHDLLMVGIYGPAAVIGLNRTNGKILWLTYLDHHPAALITMSGTYYKGGYYVGTSSLEEGETIEGCCIFRGSMAKLDALSGAIIWQTYMLPDNNGTVGGYAGAAIWGSSPSIDAQRNHVYIATGNLYSAPRRILECQERQSNRTVPTEPDECVEPENHSNSILALDLDTGKIQWYRQLGGYDVWFYQCNNASIPGCPPSGPTPDADFGEAPMMLSVYVNGTKKDVVAAVQKSGYAWALDRSNGNITWFTEAGPGGLAGGGTWGAATDERRVYTNIANSGAKNFTLAPSNRTTTSGGWVAMDASNGKIVWSTANPSNSTSNGPVSVANDVVFAGSIDLLGSIYAMNAKNGKILWSYKTGASVYGGMSISNGCIYVGSGYNVSLGFPNLSGGTSLSAFCV, from the exons ATGGAGACACCTAAATTCAGCACAGGCTTTGTTTTTTGTTTATTCTTGTTTTGTGTTCATGCAGCATTGGTCTTTGCTTCAACCTCAAAT tGGCAACATTCACAAGATTGGTTGAACCATGGTGGAGATTTGTTCAACAGAAGATATGGCTATAAAGAGTTTAAGATCAGTCCCAAAACAGCACCAAACCTAAGTTTGAAGTGGAAATTCTATGCAGGAAAAGATATAACTGCAACACCAGCAATATATGAAGATACCCTTTATTTTCCAAGTTGGAATGGTAACATATATGCAGTGAATGAAACAAATGGATCCCTTATTTGGAAGCAGAACTTGCATGAATTAACAGGTCTAAATGCAACTGGATTAGTGCTCAATGTGAATTGGACAGTGTCAAGATCAACTCCTACAATAGTTGGTGATCATGATTTATTGATGGTTGGAATTTATGGCCCTGCTGCAGTTATTGGTCTAAACAGAACAAATGGTAAGATTTTGTGGTTAACCTATTTGGATCATCATCCTGCAGCACTTATCACCATGTCTGGAACATACTACAAAGG AGGTTACTATGTTGGAACATCATCACTAGAAGAAGGTGAAACCATTGAAGGATGCTGCATATTTCGAGGCAGCATGGCGAAACTTGATGCCTTATCCGGCGCCATCATATGGCAAACCTACATGTTACCGGATAACAATGGCACGGTAGGAGGGTATGCAGGAGCAGCCATATGGGGTAGCAGCCcctccattgatgctcaaagaaACCATGTCTACATTGCCACTGGGAACCTCTACTCTGCGCCGCGACGAATACTTGAGTGTCAAGAAAGGCAGAGCAACAGAACAGTGCCTACTGAACCTGATGAGTGTGTTGAGCCTGAAAACCACTCCAATTCAATCTTGGCCCTTGATTTGGACACTGGAAAGATCCAATGGTACCGGCAACTAGGAGGGTATGATGTATGGTTTTATCAATGCAACAATGCTTCAATTCCTGGTTGTCCTCCTTCTGGTCCTACCCCTGATGCTGATTTTGGTGAGGCACCAATGATGTTGAGTGTATATGTTAATGGAACCAAGAAAGATGTTGTTGCTGCTGTTCAGAAAAGTGGCTATGCATGGGCTTTGGATCGCAGCAATGGCAACATTACTTGGTTTACG GAAGCTGGACCAGGGGGACTAGCAGGAGGAGGAACATGGGGTGCGGCGACGGACGAAAGGAGAGTTTACACAAACATTGCAAATTCCGGGGCCAAAAACTTCACTCTTGCACCATCAAACAGAACCACAACTAGTGGTGGTTGGGTGGCAATGGATGCAAGTAATGGGAAAATTGTATGGTCCACTGCTAATCCTAGTAACAGCACTTCTAATGGACCTGTTAGTGTTGCAAATGATGTTGTCTTTGCTGGATCAATAGACCTATTGGGGTCAATATATGCAATGAATGCAAAAAATGGGAAGATTTTGTGGTCCTACAAAACTGGAGCAAGTGTGTATGGAGGCATGTCAATTAGCAACGGTTGCATATATGTTGGCAGTGGTTATAATGTTAGTTTGGGGTTTCCTAACTTGTCGGGTGGAACCTCGTTATCTGCATTTTGTGTCTAA